A DNA window from Vicinamibacterales bacterium contains the following coding sequences:
- a CDS encoding prolyl oligopeptidase family serine peptidase yields the protein MRSYPPSRKGDVVDTYGATPVADPYRWMEDLESPEVAEWVAAQNAVTRAHLDGLPHRAPLVRRLTELWDYARTSLPAVEGGRLFYSRNTGLQRQAPVFTRDGRRGDATMVLDPNALSPDGSVSLAHFTPSPDARLIAFACAKGGADWETIRVRDITTGLDLPDEVHWVRFSDLSWTRDSKGFFYSRYPEPPTHKVLEAALSNQAIYYHRLGTSQANDRLVYQRLDHPAWIVNGTVTEDGRYLLIRTYRGAENNNQLHYLALGDPLEPVVGGPIRPVVETGDAEYAPIGNYRSRIYLRSDKDAPNRRVIAIDLENPEPAAWKVVVPEQREAIEHAALIGGRIVVHYLVDVQSRLRMFGLDGAPAGDIALPGVGTVSGLEGRADAPDVWFGFSSPLVPGTVYSYDPYSASREAFEPPVPPIDASQYETRALFATSPDGTRVPFFLTARKGLAQHGANPAMIYGYGGFSISVLPAYRPDVPAWLELGGVFVTVNMRGGAEYGEAWHKAGYLEKKQNVFDDFIAVAEYLVREKYTNPAQLGMMGGSNGGLLVGAVMEQRPDLFAVAMPAVGVMDMLRYDRFTGGRLWATEYGSASDPAQFSYLFKYSPLHNLKAGTCYPATLVTTADHDDRVVPSHSFKFTAALQAAQGCDRPALIRVETQGSHGYRPTDKLIEEKADQWAFAAAHLGV from the coding sequence ATGCGTTCGTACCCGCCCTCGCGCAAGGGCGACGTCGTTGACACCTACGGCGCGACGCCGGTCGCCGATCCGTACCGGTGGATGGAAGACCTCGAATCGCCCGAGGTTGCCGAGTGGGTGGCCGCGCAGAATGCGGTCACCCGCGCGCACCTCGACGGCCTGCCCCATCGTGCTCCGCTCGTTCGCCGGCTCACCGAGCTGTGGGACTACGCGCGCACCAGCCTGCCCGCGGTCGAGGGCGGCAGACTGTTCTATTCCCGTAACACCGGACTGCAGCGACAGGCGCCCGTCTTCACCCGCGACGGCCGGCGCGGCGACGCCACGATGGTGCTGGATCCGAATGCGCTGTCTCCCGATGGATCCGTCTCGCTCGCGCACTTCACGCCGTCTCCGGATGCGCGGCTGATCGCGTTTGCATGCGCCAAGGGCGGCGCGGACTGGGAGACCATCCGCGTCCGCGACATCACCACCGGGCTCGACCTGCCGGATGAAGTGCACTGGGTCCGCTTTTCGGACCTGTCGTGGACCCGCGACTCGAAGGGCTTCTTCTACTCGCGCTATCCGGAGCCGCCCACGCACAAGGTGCTCGAAGCGGCGCTCTCGAACCAGGCCATTTACTACCATCGCCTCGGCACATCGCAGGCGAACGATCGGCTGGTGTACCAGCGCCTGGACCATCCGGCGTGGATCGTCAACGGCACCGTGACCGAAGACGGGCGATACCTGCTCATTCGCACCTATCGCGGCGCCGAGAACAACAACCAGCTGCATTACCTGGCGCTCGGCGACCCGCTCGAGCCCGTCGTCGGCGGTCCAATCCGGCCAGTGGTCGAAACCGGGGACGCGGAGTACGCGCCGATCGGGAACTACCGATCGCGCATCTACCTGCGCTCCGACAAAGACGCGCCGAATCGCCGCGTCATCGCGATCGACCTGGAGAACCCGGAGCCGGCGGCGTGGAAGGTCGTGGTTCCCGAGCAGCGGGAAGCCATCGAACACGCCGCCCTCATCGGCGGCCGCATCGTCGTCCACTACCTCGTGGATGTGCAGAGCCGGCTGCGGATGTTCGGCCTCGACGGCGCCCCCGCGGGTGACATCGCGTTGCCCGGCGTCGGCACCGTGTCCGGACTCGAGGGCCGCGCCGATGCGCCTGACGTGTGGTTTGGCTTCAGCTCGCCGCTGGTGCCGGGCACCGTCTATTCCTACGATCCCTACAGCGCGAGCCGCGAGGCCTTCGAGCCGCCAGTGCCGCCCATCGATGCGAGCCAGTATGAAACGCGCGCGTTGTTTGCGACGTCGCCAGACGGCACGCGCGTCCCGTTCTTCCTGACCGCGCGCAAGGGCCTCGCGCAGCACGGCGCCAACCCGGCGATGATCTACGGCTACGGCGGCTTCTCGATCAGCGTGCTGCCGGCGTATCGACCCGACGTGCCGGCCTGGCTCGAACTGGGCGGCGTGTTCGTGACCGTGAACATGCGCGGCGGCGCGGAATACGGCGAGGCCTGGCACAAGGCCGGCTACCTCGAGAAGAAACAGAACGTCTTCGACGACTTCATCGCGGTGGCCGAGTACCTGGTCCGCGAAAAGTACACGAACCCCGCGCAGCTCGGGATGATGGGCGGCTCAAACGGCGGCCTGCTCGTCGGCGCGGTGATGGAACAACGGCCGGACCTGTTCGCGGTGGCCATGCCCGCGGTGGGCGTGATGGACATGTTGCGCTACGATCGTTTCACGGGCGGACGCTTGTGGGCCACGGAGTACGGGTCAGCGTCGGATCCGGCGCAGTTCTCGTACTTGTTCAAGTACTCGCCACTTCACAACTTGAAGGCGGGCACGTGCTATCCGGCGACGCTGGTCACGACCGCGGACCACGACGACCGCGTGGTGCCGAGCCACTCGTTCAAGTTCACGGCGGCGCTGCAGGCCGCGCAGGGATGCGACCGGCCGGCGCTGATCCGCGTGGAAACGCAGGGCTCGCACGGCTATCGCCCGACCGACAAGCTGATTGAAGAGAAGGCCGATCAGTGGGCGTTTGCCGCAGCCCATCTCGGGGTCTGA
- a CDS encoding M20/M25/M40 family metallo-hydrolase has product MRVALLTVTLLTTTLLAQPPAQPDWAKADEETLRHFLAIIKMDTTDPPGGEKPVVDYMKQVLEAEGIPVQIFTLEPNRPNLVARLKGSGKQRPLLLLGHTDTVNVDPKKWTHPPFGGVRDGGFIYGRGTVDDKDNVVANLMTMLMLKRLNVKLDRDVIFLAEAGEEGASRLGIQFMANQHFAEIDAEFCYAEGGSLTRTGGEVKFARVQTVEKIPRAITVTAKGVAGHGSVPLESNALAHLGEAVGAIAAWTPPLRINETTAAYFKRLATVSSPAEAARYRDLLNPDPKVSGPADAYLRKNEPSHWSMLRTSLSPTMISGGYRTNVIPSEGTANIDTRLAPDEDPAKFLELVKQVVNDPQVEVSYGARDTRPPTPTARLDSEAFKVIEANITKHYKTITLPTMSTGATDMAFLRQKGMQCYGVGPALDSEDGPKGFGAHSDQERILESELYRFVRFNWDAVVDLARAK; this is encoded by the coding sequence ATGCGCGTAGCCCTGCTCACCGTCACCCTGCTCACCACTACTCTTCTGGCGCAACCACCGGCGCAGCCCGACTGGGCCAAGGCCGACGAAGAGACGCTCCGTCACTTCCTCGCCATCATCAAGATGGACACCACCGACCCGCCGGGCGGCGAGAAGCCGGTGGTGGACTACATGAAGCAGGTGCTGGAGGCGGAAGGCATTCCCGTCCAGATCTTCACACTGGAGCCGAACCGGCCCAACCTGGTCGCGCGCCTCAAGGGCAGCGGCAAGCAGCGGCCGCTGCTGCTGCTGGGTCACACCGACACCGTCAACGTCGATCCGAAGAAGTGGACCCACCCGCCCTTCGGCGGTGTGCGCGACGGCGGCTTCATCTACGGCCGCGGCACGGTGGACGACAAAGACAACGTGGTCGCCAACCTCATGACCATGCTGATGCTCAAGCGCCTGAACGTGAAGCTCGATCGCGACGTGATCTTCCTGGCCGAGGCCGGCGAAGAAGGCGCCTCCCGCCTCGGCATCCAGTTCATGGCCAACCAGCACTTCGCCGAGATCGATGCCGAGTTCTGCTACGCCGAGGGCGGCAGCCTGACCCGGACGGGAGGCGAAGTGAAGTTCGCGAGGGTGCAGACCGTCGAGAAGATTCCGCGGGCCATCACCGTGACGGCGAAGGGCGTGGCCGGCCACGGCTCGGTGCCGCTCGAGAGCAACGCCCTCGCCCACCTCGGCGAGGCGGTCGGCGCGATTGCCGCCTGGACCCCGCCCTTGCGGATTAACGAAACCACCGCCGCCTACTTCAAGCGGCTGGCCACCGTGTCGTCGCCTGCCGAGGCGGCGCGCTACCGCGATCTGCTGAACCCGGATCCGAAGGTCTCGGGGCCGGCCGACGCGTACCTGCGCAAGAACGAGCCCAGCCACTGGTCGATGCTGCGGACGTCGCTCTCGCCGACGATGATCTCGGGCGGCTACCGCACCAACGTGATTCCCTCCGAAGGCACCGCGAACATCGATACGCGCCTCGCGCCCGATGAGGACCCGGCGAAGTTTCTCGAGCTGGTCAAGCAGGTCGTCAACGACCCCCAGGTGGAGGTCAGCTACGGCGCCCGCGACACGCGGCCGCCCACGCCCACGGCCAGGCTCGACTCCGAGGCCTTCAAGGTGATCGAAGCCAACATCACCAAGCACTACAAGACCATTACGCTGCCCACCATGAGCACCGGCGCCACCGACATGGCGTTCCTGCGCCAGAAGGGCATGCAGTGCTACGGGGTTGGCCCGGCGCTCGACAGCGAAGACGGTCCGAAGGGCTTCGGCGCCCACAGCGATCAGGAACGCATCCTCGAAAGCGAGCTCTACCGCTTCGTCCGCTTCAACTGGGACGCCGTCGTCGATCTCGCCCGCGCGAAGTAG
- a CDS encoding VWA domain-containing protein, whose product MGKALVSLLLLLPFVAQRPIDLRERNFRAASELVTTAVTVRDAEGRLVTTLAQGDFTIEEDSVVQPITQFTKERVAVSLSLTLDISDSMRGQRMVDARAALATFLDTLLAPGDEAALLGFNHETKMLAPWTTERGRMRAKLDEIRPSGGTALYDAIDLSLPLFESRLHPRAAILLVSDGADTASDTTPTALKQKLVRSDVFLYAIGIDTLDARNSTRINPFTLNELTSQGGGYTEIIRNTADLGPATERIADELNHQYMIGYTPTARGDGKLHTVRVKVSNPTYRVRARRGVVR is encoded by the coding sequence ATGGGCAAAGCCCTCGTCTCGCTCCTGCTCCTGTTACCGTTCGTCGCACAGCGCCCGATCGATCTGCGCGAGCGGAATTTCCGGGCGGCATCGGAACTGGTGACGACCGCCGTCACCGTGCGCGACGCGGAAGGCCGGCTGGTGACGACACTCGCGCAGGGCGACTTCACGATCGAGGAAGACAGCGTCGTTCAGCCGATCACGCAGTTCACGAAGGAACGCGTCGCCGTCAGCCTCTCCCTTACCCTCGACATCAGCGACAGCATGCGCGGCCAGCGCATGGTGGACGCCCGCGCGGCGCTGGCAACCTTCCTCGACACGCTGCTGGCGCCCGGCGACGAGGCGGCGCTGCTCGGGTTCAATCACGAGACCAAGATGCTGGCGCCGTGGACCACTGAACGCGGCCGGATGCGCGCGAAGCTGGACGAGATCCGGCCGTCCGGCGGCACCGCGCTCTACGACGCCATCGACCTCTCGCTGCCGCTGTTCGAATCGCGACTGCATCCGCGCGCCGCCATCCTGCTGGTGTCGGACGGCGCCGACACCGCCAGCGACACCACGCCCACCGCTCTTAAGCAGAAGCTGGTGCGCAGCGACGTCTTTCTCTACGCCATCGGCATCGACACGCTCGACGCCCGCAACTCGACGCGCATCAATCCGTTCACGCTCAACGAGCTGACCAGCCAGGGCGGCGGCTACACCGAGATCATCCGCAACACCGCGGATCTCGGCCCGGCCACCGAGCGGATCGCTGACGAGCTGAACCACCAGTACATGATCGGCTACACCCCCACCGCGCGCGGCGACGGCAAGCTCCACACCGTCCGCGTGAAGGTGTCGAACCCCACTTACCGGGTCCGCGCCCGCCGCGGCGTCGTCCGGTAG
- a CDS encoding PQQ-binding-like beta-propeller repeat protein, with translation MLNKRVVLVLGLATVLGVSLAFADLSAEAEAENWTRFRGPNGLGVSTAKNLPVEFGPDKNVKWKAPLPPGHSSPVLTDTHIFLTAHSPEKDAYKLFVLALDRKTGKQLWQREIPRLQPGRRENLNGPASPSPVTDGNNVYFFFQDFGLISYTADGQERWRLPLGPFNMFYGFGASPILEDGLIILPVDQDTDPYLLAVDAKTGKQRWKVSRPHVISGYSTPTIYRPKSGGAQILIPESFQLTAYSIADGSKVWWVRGLACEMKSVASIDGNTLYVNGWGFGQNQAGTQVPTVDFAAGLTTYDANKDGFVGRDEIHGTGTMDRMLRPDYGFDAFDGNRDGKLDAKDWDVFRAMLAAENGLMAITLGGSGDMTATAVKWKYLRPVPQVPSTVLYEGVLYMVNDSGILLSFDPATGKVLKQGRLKGAIDKYFASPIGADGKLWLASQDGTISVVTAKGDWEMLQVNTLDDEVFATPVPADGALFVRTRSALYNFVK, from the coding sequence ATGCTCAACAAGCGCGTCGTGCTGGTGCTCGGACTCGCGACTGTGCTCGGCGTGTCGCTCGCATTCGCGGACTTGTCCGCCGAAGCGGAGGCGGAGAACTGGACGCGCTTCCGCGGCCCCAACGGGCTGGGCGTCTCGACCGCGAAGAACCTGCCGGTGGAGTTCGGCCCGGACAAGAACGTGAAGTGGAAGGCGCCGCTCCCTCCCGGGCATTCGTCGCCGGTGCTGACCGACACGCACATCTTCCTGACCGCGCATTCGCCGGAGAAGGACGCCTACAAGCTGTTCGTGCTCGCGCTCGATCGCAAGACCGGCAAGCAGTTGTGGCAGCGCGAAATCCCCCGCCTGCAACCGGGCCGCCGCGAGAACCTGAATGGGCCGGCGTCACCGAGCCCGGTCACCGACGGCAACAACGTCTACTTCTTCTTCCAGGACTTCGGCCTCATCAGTTACACCGCCGATGGCCAGGAGCGCTGGCGCCTGCCGCTCGGGCCGTTCAACATGTTCTACGGCTTCGGCGCCTCGCCGATTCTCGAAGACGGCCTGATCATCCTGCCGGTGGACCAGGACACCGATCCCTACCTGCTCGCGGTTGATGCCAAGACCGGCAAGCAGCGCTGGAAGGTGTCGCGCCCGCACGTGATCTCCGGTTACTCGACGCCGACGATCTACCGCCCGAAGTCGGGCGGCGCGCAGATCCTGATCCCCGAGTCGTTCCAGCTGACCGCGTATTCGATCGCCGACGGCAGCAAGGTGTGGTGGGTGCGCGGCCTCGCCTGCGAAATGAAGTCGGTGGCCAGCATTGACGGCAACACGCTCTACGTCAACGGCTGGGGTTTCGGCCAGAACCAGGCCGGCACGCAGGTGCCGACGGTGGATTTTGCCGCCGGACTCACGACCTACGACGCCAACAAGGACGGCTTCGTCGGCCGCGACGAAATCCACGGCACCGGCACCATGGACCGCATGTTGCGGCCCGACTACGGCTTCGACGCCTTCGACGGCAACCGCGACGGCAAGCTCGACGCCAAAGACTGGGACGTGTTCCGCGCCATGCTGGCGGCCGAGAACGGCCTGATGGCGATCACGCTCGGCGGTTCCGGCGACATGACCGCCACCGCGGTGAAGTGGAAGTACCTGCGCCCCGTGCCGCAGGTGCCGTCCACCGTGCTCTACGAGGGCGTGCTTTACATGGTGAACGACAGCGGCATCCTGCTGTCGTTCGATCCCGCCACCGGCAAGGTGCTGAAGCAGGGCCGGCTGAAGGGCGCCATCGACAAGTACTTCGCCTCGCCGATTGGCGCCGACGGCAAGCTCTGGCTCGCCAGCCAGGACGGCACCATCTCCGTCGTCACGGCGAAGGGCGACTGGGAGATGCTGCAGGTCAACACGCTGGACGACGAAGTGTTTGCGACGCCGGTGCCGGCGGATGGCGCGCTGTTCGTGCGGACGCGGAGCGCGCTCTACAACTTCGTGAAGTAG
- a CDS encoding FAD-dependent oxidoreductase encodes MDRRSLLKFGGLAAVGFAAEACAPRTAAKPQVSAPKRPPVRLALVNASWDRVIRTTIGLRPHRPSGFVLKADKLDNKTIIHNFGHGGSGMSLSWGTASMATDLALPHTERRAAVLGSGVVGLTTARELQRHGFEVTIYAATVPPDTTSNMSLAGFTPTSGLVDFKSRTAAWDAQFQQAVVIAYRRLQLLIGPKYGVTWIMNYAPTDNAEAARGSNVLLPESVQGSRQLLQPGEHPFPTKYAIERPEMRIEPSIYLDALMNDFLLWGGKVVIRKFETPRDITALSENVIVNCTGLGAKALFNDPELVPLKGQLVVLTPQAEVNYGTSGGSRSASSEPGVGIHMMARSDGIILGGTSQRDVWTLDVDEKERARVVEGHIELFNAMRGLART; translated from the coding sequence ATGGATCGACGTTCTCTCCTCAAGTTTGGCGGCCTGGCCGCCGTTGGCTTTGCCGCTGAAGCGTGCGCCCCCAGGACCGCGGCGAAACCGCAGGTGTCGGCGCCGAAGCGCCCTCCCGTGCGGCTGGCGCTGGTCAATGCCTCGTGGGACCGCGTGATTCGCACCACCATCGGCTTGCGCCCGCACCGGCCGTCGGGTTTCGTGCTCAAGGCCGACAAGCTCGATAACAAGACCATCATCCACAACTTCGGCCACGGCGGGTCGGGCATGTCGCTGTCGTGGGGCACCGCCTCGATGGCCACCGACCTGGCGCTGCCGCACACCGAGCGCCGTGCCGCCGTGCTCGGCTCCGGCGTCGTCGGGCTCACGACCGCGCGCGAGCTGCAGCGCCACGGCTTCGAGGTCACCATTTACGCGGCCACGGTGCCGCCCGACACCACGTCGAACATGTCGCTGGCCGGCTTCACGCCGACCTCGGGGCTGGTGGATTTCAAGAGCCGCACGGCGGCGTGGGACGCGCAGTTCCAGCAGGCCGTGGTCATTGCCTATCGGCGCCTGCAGTTGCTGATTGGCCCGAAGTACGGCGTGACGTGGATCATGAACTACGCGCCTACCGACAACGCGGAGGCGGCGCGCGGCAGCAACGTCCTGCTGCCGGAAAGCGTGCAGGGCTCGCGCCAACTGCTGCAGCCCGGCGAACACCCGTTCCCCACCAAGTACGCGATCGAGCGTCCCGAGATGCGCATCGAACCGTCGATCTATCTCGACGCGCTGATGAACGACTTCCTGCTGTGGGGCGGCAAGGTCGTGATCCGCAAGTTCGAAACGCCGCGCGACATCACCGCGCTCAGTGAGAACGTGATCGTCAACTGTACCGGCCTCGGCGCCAAGGCGCTGTTCAACGATCCCGAGTTGGTGCCGCTCAAGGGCCAGCTAGTGGTGCTGACGCCGCAGGCCGAGGTCAACTACGGCACCAGCGGCGGCTCCCGCAGCGCCTCGTCCGAGCCCGGCGTGGGCATTCACATGATGGCGCGGTCCGACGGCATCATCCTCGGCGGCACGTCACAGCGCGACGTCTGGACGCTGGACGTGGATGAGAAGGAGAGGGCCCGGGTGGTCGAGGGCCACATCGAGCTGTTCAATGCGATGCGGGGGCTGGCGCGGACGTAA
- a CDS encoding glycosyltransferase: protein MPTTCELRVLLVHGTLDSPGGGNAVGAWIAQALAGAVRLEVLTERPWSPDAVDAFWGTSLARTPARQHVVPMPGSLLLRLRRQLNIERAGMRFDRLRLALVLREARRLGPGVDLCITAENFAAFDRPGIQYVHYPATLRPEPVAAAPLMRRYYDACDVLSGLTWEGAARNLTLTNSQWTARRLRAMGVESRVVYPPVFDPGPGAPWHERDEAVLCLGRYHPTKRMEAIMEMAARVRDSHPGLTLRFIGSSVDPHYTKKMRALADARGGWITFHEDLSRSALVTMLGRARYGIHAMADEHFGMAPAEMTRAGLLVFCHRSGGLVEVVDGEERLLWDDDADAVARMQALIGAPADVQAGLSERLRAFAARFSEERFCRELRETVHEFAISRIL, encoded by the coding sequence TTGCCGACAACTTGCGAGCTGCGTGTGCTCCTCGTGCACGGGACGCTCGATTCTCCAGGTGGAGGGAATGCCGTCGGCGCGTGGATCGCGCAAGCGCTCGCCGGCGCGGTGAGGCTCGAGGTCCTGACCGAACGCCCATGGTCGCCCGACGCGGTGGACGCGTTTTGGGGAACGTCGCTGGCGCGAACGCCCGCTCGACAGCACGTGGTTCCCATGCCCGGTTCGCTGCTGCTGCGCCTGCGGCGGCAGTTGAACATCGAACGCGCGGGGATGCGGTTCGACCGTCTGCGGCTGGCGCTCGTCCTCCGTGAAGCGCGACGGCTTGGACCCGGGGTCGATCTGTGCATCACGGCGGAGAACTTCGCCGCCTTCGATCGGCCCGGCATTCAGTACGTCCACTATCCGGCCACCCTCCGTCCGGAACCGGTGGCCGCCGCGCCCCTGATGCGGCGCTACTACGACGCGTGCGATGTGCTGTCCGGGCTGACGTGGGAAGGCGCCGCACGCAACCTGACCCTGACCAACTCCCAGTGGACCGCCCGCCGCCTGCGGGCGATGGGTGTCGAGTCGCGCGTGGTCTACCCACCCGTCTTCGATCCCGGGCCCGGCGCGCCCTGGCACGAGCGAGACGAGGCGGTCCTCTGTCTTGGGCGCTACCACCCGACCAAGCGGATGGAGGCGATCATGGAGATGGCGGCGCGCGTCCGCGACTCGCACCCGGGCCTCACGCTGCGATTCATCGGGTCGAGCGTGGATCCGCACTACACGAAGAAGATGCGGGCGCTGGCAGATGCGCGCGGCGGCTGGATCACGTTCCACGAAGACCTGTCCCGGTCCGCGCTCGTCACGATGCTGGGCCGTGCCCGCTACGGCATCCACGCGATGGCGGACGAACACTTCGGCATGGCGCCCGCGGAGATGACGCGCGCGGGCCTGCTGGTGTTCTGTCATCGCAGCGGCGGCCTCGTCGAGGTCGTGGATGGTGAAGAGCGCCTGCTCTGGGATGACGACGCCGATGCCGTGGCCCGCATGCAGGCCTTGATCGGGGCGCCCGCAGACGTCCAGGCCGGTCTTTCAGAGCGGCTCCGGGCATTTGCGGCGCGGTTCTCGGAAGAGCGCTTCTGCCGGGAACTGCGGGAGACCGTTCACGAGTTCGCCATCTCACGCATACTCTAA
- a CDS encoding OmpA family protein, with product MAPRPTLTLLAVVAALVAATGAQPPPFPQPQSTPETVTDAQDFPYIPALPGARLISTKRIYAPLELKQATAEDEAVLAGMSYVQKTYDRPGSITAIAFISAFRDALFAAGWMLIDVTKLEEIPILGRRPVRRSLGEGGQPETVNVAAHYSAQGRIVYARMTQEPGGPYQVNVADVGAEDWSTALAKECRVLSYSIHFDLDRATLRPEATATLEKLADVLKARSAPAVEVQGHIDNVGAAEEAARQLLSEARARTVAAWLAAHGVPASKLSSKGYGKTRPLAANDSDLGRAMNRRIEIVRKGCSR from the coding sequence ATGGCGCCTCGGCCGACGTTGACATTACTGGCGGTCGTCGCTGCCCTCGTGGCAGCAACGGGCGCGCAACCGCCGCCATTCCCGCAACCTCAGTCCACGCCCGAGACGGTCACCGACGCGCAGGACTTCCCCTACATCCCCGCCCTGCCAGGCGCGCGGCTGATCTCCACCAAACGCATCTACGCCCCCCTCGAGCTGAAGCAGGCCACCGCGGAAGATGAAGCCGTGCTCGCCGGCATGTCGTACGTGCAGAAGACCTACGACCGGCCCGGCAGCATCACCGCCATCGCCTTCATCTCGGCGTTCCGCGATGCGCTGTTCGCCGCGGGCTGGATGCTGATCGACGTGACGAAGCTAGAGGAGATTCCGATCCTTGGGCGCCGACCTGTCCGCCGAAGCCTTGGCGAAGGCGGCCAGCCGGAGACGGTGAACGTTGCCGCCCACTACTCGGCCCAGGGCCGCATCGTCTACGCGCGGATGACGCAGGAGCCCGGCGGGCCGTATCAGGTGAACGTCGCCGATGTCGGCGCGGAAGACTGGTCAACGGCGTTGGCGAAGGAATGCCGCGTGCTGTCCTACAGCATCCACTTCGACCTCGATCGCGCGACGCTGCGGCCCGAAGCCACGGCGACGCTCGAGAAGCTCGCGGATGTCCTGAAGGCGCGATCGGCGCCGGCGGTGGAGGTGCAGGGCCACATCGACAACGTCGGCGCCGCCGAGGAGGCCGCGCGGCAGCTGCTGTCGGAGGCGCGGGCCAGGACGGTGGCGGCGTGGCTGGCCGCGCACGGCGTGCCGGCGTCGAAGCTGTCGTCGAAGGGGTACGGAAAAACGCGGCCCCTCGCTGCCAATGACAGCGACCTGGGCCGCGCGATGAACCGCCGGATCGAGATCGTCAGGAAAGGCTGTTCGCGCTAG
- a CDS encoding ATP-binding cassette domain-containing protein produces the protein MISVNNVSMRFGSKVLFDEVTTTFLAARRYGLSGPNGSGKSTFMKLLTGESQPQKGDVVRPKKLGVLRQDQFAFDKLRVIDTVIMGNRRLWSALEERDVLYAKPEMTEADGMRLGELEGIVGEEDGYEAESNAAILLQGLDIPDALHTRLMGELQGGQKVRVLLAQALFGHPQALLLDEPTNHLDLDSIHWLRDFLLRYDGTLIVISHDRHFLNAVCTHIADIDYQTIITYTGGYDDMVMAKTQIRSRLEAQNEQRDKKIAQLQDFIQRFSAGTRSSQVQSRRKEVERLQTTELARSNIQRPYIKFTMNRPSGRTTLEFEGVAKAHGSLKVISDFSGLISRGEKIVLVGRNGTGKTTMLKALLSDAPGFACPGDLDAGKLRWGHEVSIGYFPQDHTGEIQKGMTAAAWLHQFDPDASRQDIHGLLGQMLFTGEEGLKPTEALSGGETARLLFCRIMLQKPNVLVLDEPTNHLDLEAINALNVALQKFEGTVLLVTHDQDLMEEVGTRVWHFDHGVIKDFKGAYEEYASANSLS, from the coding sequence GTGATTTCAGTCAATAACGTCTCCATGCGCTTCGGCTCGAAGGTGCTCTTCGACGAGGTGACCACCACCTTCCTGGCGGCCCGCCGCTATGGCCTCTCTGGCCCCAATGGCTCGGGCAAGTCCACCTTCATGAAGTTGCTGACCGGCGAGTCGCAGCCGCAGAAGGGCGACGTCGTCCGCCCCAAGAAGCTGGGCGTGCTGCGGCAGGACCAGTTTGCCTTCGACAAGCTGCGCGTGATCGACACGGTGATCATGGGCAACCGGCGCCTGTGGAGCGCGCTCGAAGAGCGCGACGTCCTCTACGCCAAGCCCGAGATGACCGAGGCCGACGGCATGCGCCTCGGCGAGCTCGAGGGCATTGTCGGCGAGGAAGACGGCTACGAGGCCGAGAGCAACGCCGCCATCCTGCTGCAGGGGCTCGACATTCCAGATGCGCTGCACACCCGGCTGATGGGTGAGCTGCAAGGCGGGCAGAAGGTCCGCGTGCTGCTGGCGCAGGCGCTGTTCGGCCACCCGCAGGCATTGCTGCTCGACGAACCGACCAACCACCTGGACCTCGACTCGATCCACTGGCTGCGCGACTTCCTGCTCCGCTACGACGGCACGCTGATCGTCATCTCGCACGACCGCCACTTCCTCAACGCGGTGTGCACGCACATTGCCGACATCGACTACCAGACCATCATCACCTACACCGGCGGCTACGACGACATGGTGATGGCGAAGACGCAGATTCGCTCGCGCCTCGAGGCGCAGAACGAGCAGCGCGACAAGAAGATCGCGCAGCTGCAGGACTTCATCCAGCGCTTCTCGGCCGGCACCCGCTCCAGCCAGGTGCAGTCGCGCCGCAAGGAAGTGGAGCGGCTGCAGACCACGGAGCTGGCGCGCTCGAACATCCAGCGCCCGTACATCAAGTTCACCATGAACCGGCCGTCGGGCCGCACCACGCTCGAGTTCGAGGGCGTCGCCAAGGCGCACGGCTCCCTGAAGGTGATCTCGGACTTCAGCGGCCTCATCAGCCGCGGCGAGAAGATCGTGCTGGTGGGCCGCAACGGCACCGGCAAGACGACGATGCTGAAGGCGCTGTTGTCGGACGCGCCCGGCTTCGCCTGCCCCGGCGACCTCGACGCGGGCAAGCTGCGCTGGGGCCACGAGGTGTCGATCGGCTACTTCCCGCAGGATCACACCGGCGAGATCCAGAAGGGCATGACCGCGGCGGCGTGGCTGCACCAGTTCGACCCGGACGCCTCGCGCCAGGACATCCACGGCCTGCTCGGGCAGATGCTGTTCACCGGCGAGGAAGGGCTGAAGCCCACCGAGGCGCTGTCGGGCGGCGAAACCGCGCGCCTGCTGTTCTGCCGCATCATGCTGCAGAAGCCGAACGTGCTGGTGCTGGACGAGCCGACCAACCACCTCGACCTCGAGGCGATCAACGCGCTGAACGTGGCGTTGCAGAAGTTCGAGGGCACCGTGCTGCTGGTGACGCACGACCAGGACCTGATGGAAGAAGTCGGCACCCGCGTATGGCACTTCGACCACGGCGTGATCAAGGACTTCAAGGGCGCGTACGAGGAGTACGCTAGCGCGAACAGCCTTTCCTGA